The Candidatus Saccharibacteria bacterium oral taxon 488 genome has a segment encoding these proteins:
- the rpsP gene encoding 30S ribosomal protein S16 — translation MLAIRLQRLGRKGYPVYRLAVQEAQRHPSSGRVVAYVGSYNPHTKAANIQAELAQKYLDNGAQPTPRVVKLLKEAGVTLPKWVKAPAADRHKAIRNPEKLRKNQPKEEPVQSDTDESGAE, via the coding sequence ATGCTAGCAATTCGTTTGCAACGGTTGGGTCGTAAGGGTTATCCGGTGTACCGCCTGGCAGTACAAGAGGCGCAGCGCCATCCATCAAGCGGTCGCGTGGTCGCGTATGTCGGCAGCTACAATCCACACACTAAAGCAGCAAATATTCAGGCTGAATTAGCACAGAAATATTTGGACAATGGTGCCCAGCCAACACCGCGTGTTGTTAAGTTATTGAAAGAAGCTGGCGTCACCTTGCCAAAGTGGGTTAAAGCGCCAGCTGCTGATAGGCACAAAGCCATCCGCAATCCAGAGAAGCTTCGTAAAAACCAGCCAAAAGAAGAGCCAGTTCAGTCAGATACTGATGAGTCAGGCGCTGAATAA
- the mnmA gene encoding tRNA 2-thiouridine(34) synthase MnmA has protein sequence MARVFVGMSGGVDSSVAAALLVEQGHEVTGVYMKNWSEDLPGMHCPWAEDVADAKRVAVGLGIDFQVFDFQKEYKQNVVDYMIREYQAGRTPNPDVMCNQEVKFKLFLEAALAAGAEYIATGHYARVKHAVGGAALGNSGAVASRHGAHADSSLSPAELTAFRQSSAIQDESTLTPGLVKAPSLPNTARLLRAHDDNKDQTYFLYRVTSEALAKTMFPLGDFTKAEVRQMAKERGLWTASKKESMGICFVGQVGIREFLSEYVETSPGDIIDQPTGAVVGRHDGAIFYTLGQRHGLNVGGGLPYYVVGKDMAKNEVYVSRSIDNGNLWRQELTLTDVHWISQPPEGDAYQVRVRHRAPLINAEITRVNDNAGEKVTVILSEPQRAVAPGQSAVIYDGEECLGGGIIR, from the coding sequence ATGGCTCGGGTGTTCGTCGGTATGTCGGGCGGCGTTGATTCGTCGGTAGCGGCAGCGCTATTGGTCGAGCAAGGCCACGAGGTGACCGGCGTGTATATGAAAAACTGGTCAGAAGACTTACCGGGCATGCATTGTCCGTGGGCAGAAGATGTGGCTGACGCTAAGCGCGTGGCGGTGGGGCTGGGAATTGATTTTCAGGTGTTTGATTTTCAGAAAGAGTACAAGCAAAATGTCGTTGACTATATGATTCGTGAATACCAGGCGGGTCGGACGCCGAATCCTGATGTGATGTGTAATCAAGAGGTGAAGTTTAAGTTGTTTTTGGAAGCGGCGTTGGCGGCGGGTGCGGAGTATATTGCGACGGGGCATTATGCACGAGTTAAACATGCAGTAGGTGGTGCAGCATTGGGTAATTCCGGCGCGGTTGCCTCACGCCATGGTGCTCACGCCGATTCGTCACTGTCGCCTGCGGAACTCACTGCGTTCAGACAGTCCTCGGCGATTCAGGACGAATCAACGCTTACACCTGGGCTCGTCAAAGCGCCATCACTACCCAACACTGCTCGCTTGCTTCGGGCGCATGATGACAACAAAGATCAAACCTATTTCCTGTACCGCGTGACGTCCGAGGCGCTGGCGAAAACCATGTTCCCGCTGGGTGATTTTACCAAGGCTGAGGTGCGCCAGATGGCTAAGGAGCGGGGTTTGTGGACCGCCAGTAAAAAGGAGTCGATGGGGATTTGCTTTGTCGGACAAGTGGGGATTCGCGAGTTTTTGTCAGAATATGTTGAGACTAGCCCGGGCGATATCATTGATCAGCCAACGGGCGCGGTTGTTGGCCGGCATGACGGGGCGATATTTTATACCCTGGGGCAGCGGCATGGCCTGAATGTTGGTGGCGGCTTGCCGTATTACGTCGTCGGCAAAGATATGGCAAAAAACGAAGTTTATGTGTCGCGTTCGATTGATAATGGTAACCTCTGGCGCCAAGAATTGACCCTGACTGACGTTCACTGGATCAGTCAGCCGCCAGAAGGTGATGCCTATCAAGTTCGGGTGCGGCATCGGGCGCCGCTCATTAATGCGGAAATTACGCGTGTGAACGATAATGCTGGTGAGAAAGTGACGGTTATCTTGTCCGAGCCGCAGCGCGCCGTCGCTCCGGGTCAGTCGGCTGTGATATACGACGGCGAGGAATGTTTGGGCGGCGGGATTATTCGCTAA
- a CDS encoding YdcF family protein has product MIYRLIGLVLIAVAVIVGLSHYLSPDDLKDCPRPDSGQCQKAGAIIVISGGDTEARTAEAVKLYQAGWAPTIILSGAAADKSGPSNAAAMRKQAEAAGVPATALVMDERSETTKQNAQEVAGIIAQRGIKRVILVTSGYHMRRALAEFSVQLPNVELRARPTTHDKHWSAWWWLTPWGWWLAVGELLRISLFALGVSR; this is encoded by the coding sequence ATGATTTATCGGTTAATTGGCTTGGTGTTAATTGCAGTTGCAGTCATTGTTGGCTTGAGCCATTATTTGTCGCCTGATGATTTGAAAGATTGCCCGCGCCCGGACTCGGGGCAATGTCAAAAAGCGGGCGCGATCATCGTTATCAGCGGCGGCGACACCGAAGCGCGTACGGCTGAGGCGGTCAAATTATATCAAGCTGGCTGGGCGCCGACCATTATCTTGTCCGGTGCTGCGGCCGATAAATCCGGCCCGTCTAACGCTGCCGCCATGAGAAAACAAGCCGAAGCGGCGGGTGTGCCGGCTACGGCCTTGGTGATGGACGAACGTTCAGAAACCACCAAGCAGAATGCCCAGGAAGTGGCGGGTATCATAGCGCAGCGTGGTATCAAACGCGTCATTCTGGTTACCAGCGGCTATCACATGCGGCGGGCGCTGGCTGAGTTTTCAGTACAACTGCCGAATGTTGAGCTGCGGGCACGCCCAACAACGCACGACAAGCATTGGAGTGCATGGTGGTGGCTGACGCCGTGGGGTTGGTGGCTGGCGGTTGGTGAATTGTTGCGGATTAGCTTGTTCGCGCTGGGAGTGTCGCGCTGA
- a CDS encoding aminotransferase class V-fold PLP-dependent enzyme, which translates to MIYLDHAAATPIDPLVVEAMQPYFSEKFFNPSSPYAPAVTVKRDYREAKSRIARVLGVGVDELVMTAGATESINLAFTAASGVSLISAIEHSSVINSAKVRSDVRLIPPMKNGRIDLQAVKKLLTPDVSFMSIALANHELGYIQPIEEIAEVVRLERVRRQEHGESTPLIFHTDASQTAVLIDVKIKRLGVDLLTLSAAKVYGPKQVGLLWIRPGVKLRPNIVGGGQEAGLRSGTENVAGVVGFATALELAAKRRSGEVKRLRGLRDVLAKKLLAAFPDMIISSDQKKSLVNFLNISFPGVDAERLVFLLEAHGVLVATGSACAANAGTKSHVLAAIGLSNAAIDGSLRLTLGRLNDEAQVMRAADEIITAVRVERERTR; encoded by the coding sequence ATGATATATCTTGATCACGCTGCTGCCACGCCGATAGATCCGTTGGTGGTTGAAGCGATGCAGCCGTATTTTTCCGAGAAGTTTTTTAATCCGTCCAGTCCATATGCACCGGCGGTCACCGTCAAGCGCGACTACCGCGAAGCCAAGTCGCGCATCGCGCGGGTGCTGGGCGTGGGTGTGGATGAATTAGTGATGACGGCTGGTGCCACGGAGTCGATTAATCTGGCATTTACCGCAGCGTCTGGCGTAAGTTTGATCTCGGCGATTGAGCATAGCTCGGTTATCAATTCTGCGAAAGTGCGCTCGGACGTTAGGCTTATCCCACCGATGAAAAACGGACGCATTGATCTGCAGGCTGTTAAAAAACTGCTGACGCCAGACGTTAGTTTTATGAGCATCGCGCTGGCGAATCATGAACTCGGATATATTCAGCCCATTGAAGAAATTGCCGAAGTTGTGAGGCTTGAGCGCGTGCGGCGCCAGGAACATGGCGAGTCGACGCCGCTTATATTTCATACCGACGCCTCGCAGACCGCGGTGCTGATCGATGTGAAAATTAAGCGGCTGGGTGTTGATTTGTTGACACTATCGGCAGCAAAAGTTTACGGGCCGAAGCAGGTTGGTTTGCTATGGATACGGCCGGGCGTCAAGCTACGGCCAAATATCGTTGGCGGCGGGCAGGAGGCGGGCTTGCGCAGCGGTACGGAAAATGTGGCTGGCGTGGTCGGCTTTGCTACGGCGCTGGAGTTAGCCGCCAAGCGTCGCAGCGGTGAAGTAAAACGGCTGCGAGGTCTGCGTGATGTGTTGGCAAAAAAACTATTGGCGGCCTTCCCTGACATGATTATTTCTTCTGATCAGAAAAAATCGCTGGTTAATTTCCTCAATATTTCATTTCCTGGTGTTGACGCTGAGCGACTGGTGTTTTTACTGGAAGCGCACGGCGTGCTGGTGGCGACGGGTAGTGCTTGTGCGGCTAATGCCGGTACAAAATCACACGTTTTGGCGGCGATTGGGCTGAGTAATGCGGCGATTGATGGTAGTCTGCGGCTCACTCTCGGGCGGTTGAACGATGAAGCACAAGTTATGCGGGCAGCGGACGAGATTATTACTGCGGTACGCGTGGAACGGGAGCGAACGCGATGA
- a CDS encoding preprotein translocase yields the protein MAADLRLIDSHCHVHDTEFFADNREELYQQSIAAGIGMICVGTDQRSSQQAVEFAANHDCVWAAVGVHPHDSKDGWGEIERLVKNRTENSPIVAIGEIGLDYYYNHSPREVQIQALEAQLQLAIDYDLPVSFHIRDGVPDQPSVWDDFWPIFDNFHGLRGVLHSFTDTRLNLDKGFARGLYVGLNGISTFTKDQAQQELFASIPLERLLLETDAPFLTPKPFRGKLNKPEYVELVAKYWAMERKLVLHDLEKAATDNTVKLFGL from the coding sequence ATGGCGGCAGACTTACGCTTGATTGACTCGCATTGTCATGTGCACGATACTGAGTTTTTCGCGGATAATCGCGAGGAGCTATATCAACAGTCAATCGCAGCGGGCATCGGCATGATTTGCGTTGGCACTGACCAGCGCAGTAGCCAACAGGCAGTGGAATTTGCTGCAAATCACGACTGTGTGTGGGCAGCAGTTGGCGTTCATCCGCACGACAGCAAGGACGGCTGGGGCGAGATAGAGCGGCTGGTAAAAAATAGGACGGAGAATTCACCGATTGTGGCGATTGGTGAGATTGGCCTTGATTATTATTACAATCACAGCCCGCGCGAGGTGCAAATTCAGGCGCTGGAGGCGCAGCTGCAGCTGGCAATAGATTATGATTTGCCAGTGAGCTTTCATATTCGTGATGGCGTGCCCGACCAGCCGTCGGTGTGGGATGATTTTTGGCCAATTTTTGATAATTTTCATGGGCTGCGCGGCGTACTACACAGTTTTACTGATACGCGCCTTAATTTAGACAAGGGGTTTGCTCGCGGATTGTATGTTGGCTTGAATGGCATTAGCACGTTCACCAAAGACCAGGCGCAACAGGAATTATTCGCCTCGATTCCGCTGGAGCGATTATTGCTAGAAACCGACGCACCGTTCTTGACACCGAAGCCATTTCGTGGTAAGCTGAATAAGCCAGAATATGTGGAGTTGGTGGCAAAGTATTGGGCGATGGAGCGCAAGCTAGTGCTTCACGACCTCGAAAAAGCAGCGACCGATAACACGGTAAAACTTTTTGGCTTGTAA